Proteins encoded together in one Halothermothrix orenii H 168 window:
- the glgA gene encoding glycogen synthase, whose translation MDNLKVTMLTKEYPPYIYGGAGVHVDYLTGALKDIMNVEVRCFGDQEGNKKGIDVTGYHPWEDLSEGSDIRFRKVLDPFSVDLAMVKDPIDSHLVHAHTWYTFMAGFLAKKLYNIPLVTTIHSLEPLRPWKEEQLGRGYQLSLWMEKMGIENSDKVIAVSGEMKKDILKYYDVDEDRVEVIYNGIDLDQYRYTDSDTYRRKYGIDLDKPYVLFVGRITRQKGIIHLVNAIKYINENTQVVLCAGAPDTEEIEKEMTEKVAAIQEKRDGVIWINEMVSKEAVIEFYSNAAVFCCPSVYEPFGIINLEAMACQTPVVASAVGGIKEVVVDGETGFLVNYEQKDEKTGEPKNPEAFSKSLAEKINMVLEDDKLAKEMGKKGRERVEKYFSWESIARQTKKLYESIVQ comes from the coding sequence ATGGATAATTTGAAAGTAACCATGCTAACCAAGGAATACCCACCATATATATATGGTGGGGCCGGGGTCCATGTTGATTATTTAACAGGGGCTTTAAAAGATATAATGAATGTTGAAGTCAGGTGTTTTGGTGATCAGGAGGGTAATAAAAAGGGGATAGATGTAACCGGTTATCACCCCTGGGAAGATTTAAGTGAGGGAAGTGACATTCGCTTCCGTAAGGTACTGGATCCTTTTTCAGTTGATCTGGCTATGGTAAAGGACCCAATAGATTCTCATCTGGTTCATGCCCATACCTGGTATACTTTTATGGCAGGTTTTCTGGCTAAAAAATTGTATAATATACCCCTGGTAACTACAATACATAGTCTGGAACCTTTAAGGCCGTGGAAGGAAGAACAGCTGGGTCGCGGGTACCAGCTCAGTCTCTGGATGGAAAAAATGGGAATAGAGAATTCTGATAAAGTGATTGCTGTTTCCGGTGAAATGAAAAAGGATATCTTAAAATATTATGATGTTGATGAAGACAGGGTAGAGGTAATATACAATGGTATCGATCTAGACCAGTACAGGTATACTGATAGTGATACATATAGAAGGAAATATGGTATCGATCTTGATAAACCATATGTCTTATTTGTGGGTAGAATAACCAGACAGAAAGGGATTATTCACCTGGTAAATGCCATTAAATATATAAATGAGAACACCCAGGTAGTTTTATGTGCCGGTGCTCCTGATACTGAAGAGATAGAAAAAGAAATGACAGAAAAAGTTGCCGCCATACAGGAAAAGAGGGATGGAGTAATCTGGATAAATGAGATGGTCAGTAAAGAAGCTGTTATCGAATTTTATTCCAATGCTGCTGTCTTTTGCTGTCCTTCTGTTTACGAACCCTTTGGTATTATTAACCTGGAAGCCATGGCCTGCCAGACACCGGTTGTTGCTTCGGCGGTCGGTGGGATAAAAGAAGTAGTTGTTGATGGAGAAACAGGTTTTCTTGTAAATTACGAACAGAAGGATGAAAAAACCGGTGAGCCCAAAAACCCTGAGGCCTTCTCTAAATCCCTGGCAGAGAAAATAAATATGGTTTTAGAAGATGACAAACTTGCCAAAGAGATGGGTAAAAAAGGACGAGAACGGGTAGAAAAATATTTTAGCTGGGAGAGTATTGCCCGGCAGACAAAGAAACTTTATGAAAGTATTGTTCAGTAA
- a CDS encoding accessory gene regulator ArgB-like protein, with amino-acid sequence MIKQVSDSMARYIRKTLNLSERREAYLRYGFQVIIGLLIEIIAILGSAYFLGIFWPVMIALITFLILRPYAGGVHLPRYSLCLIVSLIVFLAIGLISIYITLATPSLIIWLIIITTFSLFMVNKYAPADTEVHPIKEPDRRQKLKNVSFKILTIWFVIASLVTIYFDQYSHLVLASSLGIIAEILVLHPFFYYLVDNYLPEHD; translated from the coding sequence TTGATAAAACAGGTATCTGATTCCATGGCCAGGTATATCAGAAAAACCCTCAACCTCAGTGAAAGGAGAGAAGCCTATTTAAGGTACGGTTTTCAGGTAATTATTGGCCTCCTGATTGAGATTATTGCCATTCTGGGGTCAGCCTATTTTCTGGGAATATTCTGGCCTGTTATGATAGCTCTAATAACCTTTCTCATTCTGCGACCCTATGCCGGAGGTGTCCATCTACCACGGTATTCTCTGTGCTTAATAGTATCCCTCATTGTCTTTCTGGCAATAGGTCTAATATCCATATATATCACCCTGGCAACACCTTCTCTTATTATCTGGCTGATTATAATAACGACATTCAGCCTTTTTATGGTTAATAAATATGCCCCGGCTGATACTGAAGTACATCCCATTAAAGAACCTGACAGGAGACAAAAGTTAAAGAATGTTTCCTTTAAAATTTTAACCATCTGGTTTGTTATTGCTTCTCTTGTAACTATCTATTTTGACCAGTACAGCCATCTGGTTCTGGCCAGCAGCCTGGGTATTATCGCTGAAATACTGGTACTCCATCCCTTCTTTTATTATCTGGTCGATAATTACCTTCCTGAACATGACTAA
- a CDS encoding cyclic lactone autoinducer peptide, translating into MLKILVNIVADLVSAVSRKSVSTSCIGCFYQPDLPEK; encoded by the coding sequence ATGTTGAAAATATTAGTAAACATAGTTGCTGACCTTGTATCTGCTGTATCCCGTAAGAGTGTAAGTACAAGCTGTATTGGTTGTTTTTATCAACCAGATTTACCTGAAAAATAA
- a CDS encoding sensor histidine kinase: MLLIVWLIKRYNINFREGFFHLSPDEIELIGKEEVKREKKITSTLLLALFFIIIQGMFINMYNWSRRLSHLFDIELSFFTSSEFINIIVIILSIFLIWLVQHMVGMLKIQRNEIIEKIKRKSKERLDWELRMQYHDFNHHLGMLSMMLQMDQVSAAKKYLKGMVKELGKIKKLESSGNPALNALIQSKIARGQKMGVKIDVELVNPLKGEYIPDWELVRVCGNLLDNSIEALQQLPRDTEKRVKIEIDGEKDILTISVTTFGVVIPDEIKEHIFERGFTSKKEKGHGLGLAICKEITDKYQGQISIRKDEERETTTFTVKLPKNT; encoded by the coding sequence ATGCTACTTATTGTTTGGCTAATAAAAAGGTATAATATTAATTTCAGGGAAGGTTTTTTTCATTTATCTCCAGATGAAATTGAATTAATAGGTAAAGAAGAGGTCAAACGGGAAAAGAAAATAACCTCAACCCTGCTGTTGGCTCTCTTTTTTATTATAATACAGGGAATGTTTATCAATATGTACAACTGGTCCCGGAGATTGAGCCATTTATTTGATATTGAATTATCTTTTTTTACGTCATCTGAATTCATCAATATAATTGTAATCATTCTGAGTATATTTTTAATATGGTTGGTTCAGCATATGGTAGGTATGCTTAAAATCCAGAGGAATGAAATCATAGAGAAGATAAAAAGGAAATCAAAGGAGAGACTCGACTGGGAGCTAAGAATGCAGTACCATGATTTTAACCATCACCTGGGAATGTTGAGTATGATGTTACAGATGGATCAGGTCAGCGCTGCTAAAAAATACCTGAAGGGGATGGTAAAAGAACTGGGAAAAATTAAAAAGCTGGAAAGCAGTGGGAATCCTGCCTTGAATGCCCTGATTCAGAGTAAAATAGCCCGGGGGCAGAAGATGGGGGTTAAAATTGATGTGGAATTAGTTAACCCTCTTAAAGGAGAGTATATTCCCGACTGGGAACTGGTCAGGGTATGTGGAAACCTTCTCGATAATTCCATTGAAGCTTTACAACAGCTTCCGCGGGATACAGAAAAGAGAGTTAAAATAGAAATAGATGGGGAAAAAGATATTCTAACTATCTCTGTAACTACTTTCGGGGTCGTAATTCCTGATGAGATTAAAGAACATATCTTTGAAAGGGGTTTTACCAGCAAAAAGGAAAAAGGCCATGGTCTCGGCCTGGCTATCTGTAAGGAGATTACAGATAAATATCAGGGGCAGATCTCAATTAGAAAAGATGAAGAACGGGAGACAACGACATTTACCGTTAAATTACCAAAGAATACATAA
- a CDS encoding LytR/AlgR family response regulator transcription factor, with translation MTPEIIICDDDPQMVDLLVNFCESKLKLHILDKATKGQAVIDMVKKSNPDILLLDINLPDMDGIQVARQIREFNPFVKIIFITGHENYYRDAFDVYAYDYISKDSLTTRLPQSVKRIKEEMKLNRIKENGSNWHQITVNKKQHYINEDDIIYIKSEGRKLVIVTYEEEYVTYGNLKDWGLKLGSTFFKCHRSYLINLNKIKEIRGGIPETVVIMGNRQKIPVSRFRVSELKRVLNMAG, from the coding sequence ATGACACCTGAAATTATTATCTGTGATGATGACCCTCAAATGGTTGACCTTCTGGTGAATTTCTGCGAGAGTAAACTTAAGTTACATATTCTGGATAAAGCAACTAAAGGTCAGGCGGTTATTGATATGGTAAAAAAAAGTAACCCGGATATCCTGTTACTGGATATAAATTTACCTGATATGGATGGCATCCAGGTAGCCCGTCAAATCAGGGAGTTTAATCCCTTTGTTAAAATAATATTTATTACTGGTCATGAAAATTATTACCGGGATGCTTTTGATGTTTATGCATATGACTACATAAGTAAAGATTCTTTAACTACCAGGTTACCCCAATCTGTTAAGAGAATTAAAGAAGAAATGAAGTTAAACAGGATAAAGGAAAATGGAAGTAACTGGCACCAGATAACTGTAAATAAAAAACAACATTATATCAATGAAGATGATATAATCTATATTAAAAGTGAGGGCCGGAAACTTGTTATAGTAACCTATGAAGAAGAATATGTTACCTATGGAAACCTTAAAGACTGGGGGCTTAAACTTGGTTCGACTTTTTTTAAATGCCATCGTTCATATTTAATAAATTTAAATAAGATTAAAGAAATAAGGGGTGGTATTCCAGAGACAGTTGTTATTATGGGTAATCGTCAAAAAATACCGGTAAGTAGATTCAGGGTAAGTGAATTAAAGAGGGTCCTGAATATGGCTGGTTAA
- a CDS encoding DUF3243 domain-containing protein, which yields MERYSDWDKWKKNLGQAVNLGKKIGLSEETVVKVGEKIGDFLEKRVEPENREQRVLKELWDVASQDEQRHLASMIVKMVQKDGKEGDRA from the coding sequence TTGGAAAGATATTCTGATTGGGATAAATGGAAAAAAAACCTGGGGCAGGCAGTAAACCTGGGAAAAAAGATTGGGTTAAGTGAGGAGACGGTTGTTAAGGTTGGAGAAAAAATAGGTGATTTTCTGGAAAAAAGGGTTGAACCTGAAAACAGGGAACAGCGGGTCTTAAAGGAACTCTGGGATGTAGCCAGTCAGGACGAACAAAGGCATCTGGCCAGTATGATTGTAAAAATGGTACAAAAGGATGGGAAGGAAGGTGACCGGGCCTGA
- the acpS gene encoding holo-ACP synthase has translation MIRGIGIDIVEVNRISDMVDKWGERFLNKVYTPYEVNYCKFKSNTYECLAGRFAAKEAFVKMLGTGFKHIYFKDIEVRSDEKGKPYLRIKGNADRLTKESGIKRIHLSISHERKFAIAFVVGEEG, from the coding sequence GTGATTAGGGGAATTGGAATTGATATTGTTGAAGTCAATAGAATAAGTGATATGGTGGACAAATGGGGAGAACGCTTTTTAAATAAGGTATATACCCCTTATGAAGTTAATTATTGCAAATTTAAATCCAATACTTATGAGTGTCTGGCCGGTAGATTTGCTGCTAAAGAGGCCTTTGTGAAAATGCTGGGAACAGGATTTAAGCATATCTATTTTAAAGACATAGAAGTTCGTTCTGATGAAAAGGGTAAGCCTTATTTACGGATAAAAGGGAATGCCGATAGATTGACAAAGGAATCAGGTATAAAAAGGATACATTTAAGTATATCCCATGAGCGGAAATTTGCGATAGCTTTTGTAGTTGGTGAGGAGGGGTAA
- a CDS encoding bifunctional ADP-dependent NAD(P)H-hydrate dehydratase/NAD(P)H-hydrate epimerase, with amino-acid sequence MVVLTPGQMRKADQLAIKAGIPDLVLMEVAGRETAERVRHLLPEPGHVVIFAGKGNNGGDGLVAARYLDMWGYDVNLVLLRPGDEYRGSSAANFKACKARSINISIFSDVKTRLNKELERADLVIDAMLGTGLTGEVRGEFARAIEMINDQSCPVVSVDIPSGVEGETGRVLGMAVKADLTVTMACPKVGLLVYPGKKYVGNLHVVDIGIPGEIIMKVKPDHFVLTENEARLLLPEREVDGHKGSFGRVLMVGGSRGMSGAPSLGGLAALRVGAGLVEVAVPESIQPLVAITASELITSGLPEKDGKLNTNSDSIITKKAERADVLALGPGLGRGRGIRTVVASVIKKAKKPVVLDADALNEIESPDILKESEVPLILTPHPGEMARLLDTDIKGVQSNRIKIAREFATTYSVYLILKGADTVIALPDGTIYINDTGNEGMATAGSGDVLTGMVSGLIAQGLDIQEAVVLAPYLHGLSGDKARDNVTSYSLTAGTIIEFIAGAIMDLTTSVIN; translated from the coding sequence GTGGTTGTACTTACACCCGGGCAGATGAGGAAAGCAGATCAGCTGGCCATCAAAGCAGGAATCCCTGACCTGGTCTTAATGGAGGTAGCCGGGAGGGAAACTGCTGAAAGAGTCCGCCACTTATTACCGGAACCAGGTCATGTAGTAATTTTTGCCGGTAAAGGTAATAATGGTGGTGATGGTCTTGTAGCAGCCCGTTATTTAGATATGTGGGGTTATGATGTAAATCTGGTTTTATTAAGACCCGGAGATGAATACCGGGGCAGTTCTGCCGCTAATTTTAAGGCCTGTAAAGCCAGGAGTATTAATATTAGCATATTTTCAGATGTTAAGACCAGGTTGAATAAAGAACTTGAAAGGGCGGATCTTGTAATAGATGCTATGCTGGGGACAGGTCTTACCGGTGAAGTCAGGGGGGAATTTGCCAGGGCTATAGAGATGATAAATGATCAATCCTGCCCTGTTGTGTCAGTTGATATCCCCTCCGGGGTTGAAGGTGAGACCGGAAGGGTTCTGGGGATGGCAGTAAAGGCTGATTTAACGGTAACCATGGCCTGTCCCAAGGTGGGACTCCTGGTTTACCCGGGAAAGAAATATGTTGGTAACTTACATGTAGTGGATATCGGAATTCCCGGTGAAATAATTATGAAGGTCAAGCCTGATCATTTTGTCTTAACTGAGAATGAAGCCCGGCTGTTACTTCCTGAAAGAGAAGTTGACGGACATAAAGGTAGTTTTGGAAGGGTTCTCATGGTTGGTGGGTCCCGGGGGATGAGTGGTGCCCCCTCCCTGGGAGGACTGGCTGCACTCAGGGTAGGGGCTGGTCTGGTTGAAGTCGCGGTTCCTGAAAGCATTCAACCTCTGGTAGCTATTACTGCTTCTGAGTTAATTACCTCCGGGTTACCTGAAAAAGATGGAAAACTCAATACCAATTCTGACTCCATTATAACAAAGAAGGCAGAAAGAGCAGATGTCCTCGCCTTAGGCCCGGGACTGGGACGGGGGCGTGGTATTAGGACTGTGGTGGCCAGTGTGATTAAAAAGGCTAAAAAACCTGTGGTTCTTGATGCAGATGCTTTGAATGAAATTGAGTCTCCTGATATTCTTAAAGAGTCTGAAGTCCCGTTAATACTAACACCACATCCCGGTGAGATGGCCCGCCTGCTGGATACTGATATAAAAGGGGTCCAGTCTAACAGAATCAAAATTGCCAGGGAGTTTGCCACAACCTATAGTGTTTACCTCATTCTAAAGGGAGCAGATACGGTTATTGCTTTACCTGATGGAACTATATATATAAATGATACTGGTAATGAAGGAATGGCAACGGCCGGTAGTGGTGATGTCTTAACAGGAATGGTCTCGGGGTTAATAGCCCAGGGGCTGGATATACAGGAGGCTGTTGTTCTGGCACCATACCTCCATGGTCTCTCCGGTGATAAAGCCAGAGATAATGTAACTTCCTATTCCCTTACTGCAGGGACAATAATTGAGTTTATAGCCGGAGCTATAATGGATTTGACAACTTCGGTGATAAATTAG
- the alr gene encoding alanine racemase, which yields MNKRITRPTWAEIDLSCLQFNFNQVKEILGSNVKIMSVVKADAYGHGVIPVAKTLVEAGTQRLAVAIPEEGVELREAGLSVPIQVLGEVLPSQYELLFKYDLIPTVGREETALSLNRLAAKYNVVKKVHIKVDTGMGRIGVRPREAVGFVKKVNSLSNIKIEGLMTHFASADERDKSYTYEQWDKFKQVLDGLNKLRIDIPIKHSSNSAAIIDFKKFGLDMVRPGIMLYGLKPSRDLINNIDLKPVLTWKTRIVYLKEVPPGTGISYGTTYVTNRKSKIATLPVGYADGYPRILSNQGQVLVRGRKAPIRGRVCMDQIMIDVTEIPDVRVGDEVVLIGEQGTQKISATDIAEKADTINYEIVCGISQRVPREYKNKIGG from the coding sequence GTGAATAAAAGGATTACACGTCCGACCTGGGCAGAAATCGACCTATCCTGTCTCCAGTTTAATTTTAATCAAGTAAAAGAAATATTGGGAAGTAATGTTAAAATAATGTCAGTTGTTAAGGCCGATGCCTACGGCCATGGTGTTATTCCTGTTGCTAAAACCCTGGTTGAGGCTGGAACTCAACGTCTGGCGGTAGCTATACCTGAGGAGGGGGTTGAACTCAGGGAAGCAGGTCTTTCTGTCCCCATTCAGGTATTGGGAGAGGTATTACCCTCCCAGTATGAACTGTTATTTAAATATGATTTAATTCCCACTGTTGGCCGGGAGGAAACAGCCCTGAGCCTGAATCGCCTGGCCGCCAAATACAATGTGGTTAAGAAAGTCCATATCAAAGTAGATACCGGCATGGGACGTATCGGGGTCAGGCCCCGGGAAGCGGTTGGTTTTGTTAAAAAAGTGAATTCATTAAGTAATATAAAAATTGAGGGGTTAATGACTCATTTTGCCAGTGCTGATGAACGGGATAAGAGCTATACCTATGAGCAATGGGATAAGTTTAAACAGGTCCTTGACGGGTTAAACAAATTGAGAATTGATATTCCCATAAAACACAGCAGTAATAGTGCTGCCATAATAGATTTTAAGAAATTTGGTCTGGATATGGTGAGACCCGGTATTATGTTATATGGTTTGAAACCCTCCCGGGACCTTATTAACAACATAGATTTAAAACCTGTTTTAACCTGGAAGACCCGGATAGTTTATCTTAAAGAAGTGCCCCCCGGTACGGGGATAAGTTATGGAACTACTTATGTTACCAACCGGAAAAGCAAGATTGCTACTCTGCCGGTAGGTTATGCTGATGGTTACCCCAGAATTTTATCAAACCAGGGTCAGGTTTTAGTACGGGGCAGGAAGGCCCCAATCAGGGGCAGGGTCTGCATGGATCAGATAATGATAGATGTTACTGAAATACCTGACGTCAGGGTCGGGGATGAGGTTGTGTTGATTGGGGAACAGGGTACTCAAAAAATATCGGCTACAGATATAGCTGAAAAGGCCGATACAATAAATTATGAAATTGTTTGTGGGATTAGCCAGAGGGTCCCCAGAGAATATAAAAATAAAATTGGGGGGTAA
- a CDS encoding HPr family phosphocarrier protein gives MITKQVYVNIKTGLHARPASYFVDVASKFVSDINISFSGVTVNAKSIIGVLSLSVGEGDQVTLVVDGPDEEEALDALEKILSGEDGLLDNQVG, from the coding sequence ATGATAACAAAACAGGTATATGTCAATATAAAAACAGGTCTCCATGCCAGGCCAGCATCTTATTTTGTGGATGTGGCCAGCAAGTTTGTTTCAGATATTAATATTTCCTTCAGTGGAGTAACTGTTAACGCCAAAAGTATAATAGGGGTTTTATCCCTGAGTGTCGGGGAAGGGGATCAGGTAACTTTGGTTGTTGATGGGCCTGATGAAGAAGAAGCCCTGGATGCCCTGGAGAAAATACTGTCTGGCGAAGATGGATTATTGGATAATCAGGTGGGCTAA
- the dcd gene encoding dCTP deaminase: MILSDRTINQMIKNGELVVEPLEEYQIQPASIDLRLGSSFLKIDENLMEVMTLNDEIKYVNLERKEIIVPPNSFLLATTREYIKLPPDITAFVEGRSSIGRMGLFIQNAGWVDPGFEGQITLELYNANRLPIKLTAGRRICQLVLARMDKEAKTPYQGKYLYQKKAVGSRVYQDLENKQNKN, encoded by the coding sequence ATGATACTGTCTGACAGGACTATAAACCAGATGATTAAAAACGGTGAATTGGTTGTAGAACCACTGGAAGAGTACCAGATACAGCCTGCTTCTATTGATTTAAGACTGGGAAGTAGCTTTTTAAAAATTGATGAAAACCTTATGGAAGTTATGACTTTAAATGATGAAATTAAATATGTAAACCTGGAACGAAAAGAAATAATTGTTCCTCCTAATTCATTTCTTCTGGCGACAACCAGAGAATATATTAAACTACCTCCTGATATTACTGCTTTTGTTGAAGGGAGAAGTTCCATAGGCAGGATGGGTTTGTTTATCCAGAATGCTGGCTGGGTTGATCCGGGTTTTGAGGGACAGATAACCCTTGAATTATATAATGCCAACAGGTTACCGATTAAGTTAACGGCAGGGCGCCGTATCTGTCAGCTGGTTTTAGCCCGAATGGATAAGGAAGCTAAAACTCCCTACCAGGGTAAATATTTGTATCAGAAAAAAGCAGTTGGTAGTCGGGTTTATCAGGATCTTGAAAATAAACAAAATAAGAATTGA